A stretch of the Mycobacterium sp. ITM-2016-00317 genome encodes the following:
- the car gene encoding carboxylic acid reductase, producing the protein MPTSNNDQLLRRFEQLVSSDAQLVAAQPDPAVTDAISPPDARLVDVMRTVMTGYADRPALGQRAVEFVTDETGRTVAELQPRFDTLTYGETWARVRALAHALIDHPVRPGDRVATLGFTSADYAIVDMAVSLTGAVAVPLQTSAALTQLQPIVVESAPTVILSSVGDLADAVELALTAHAPERVIVFDYHPQLDEHRDAFDAAATRLHNIPLESLDDVIARGADHLDELEPAGGASDDLRLLVYTSGSTGAPKGAMYTDRLMANCWRGWFSPERDVDNRFPAITLDFMPLSHVMGRVVLYGTLAAGGTAYFTARSDLSTLLDDLALVRPTRLDFVPRIWEMLFQEVQNSGGQRKDLLGGRQLFAMTGSAPISPELRQWAEDYTGIHIIDGYGSTEAGIALVDGEIQRPTVLDYKLVDVPDLGYLSTDRPYPRGELFLKTTNLIPGYYERPDVTAELFDADGWYHTGDVMAEVGPDRLEYVDRRNNVLKLAQGEFVTVSKLEATYGGHPSIRQIFVYGNSARSYVLAVTVPTDDVLAGVGGDVTAVKPVLAEALQAVARDAGLQSFEIPRDFLVETQPFTLENGLLTGIRKLARPQLKQRYGPELEQLYTDLAEDRADVLRELRRTGADGPALQIVTRAAEALLGTTGAAPDTAFTDLGGDSLSALTFGNLLNEIFDVDVPVGVIVSPASDLAAIAAHIEAQRAGGAKRPSYDAVHGSDATEVHAKDLTLDRFLDEATLAHAPEMPGPSGEVRTVLLTGATGFLGRYLALQWLERMNLVGGTVIALVRAKDDDAARARLDATFDSGDPKLLAHYRALAAEHLVVLAGDKGEADLGLTRATWQRLADTVDLIVDPAALVNHVLPYRQLFGPNVVGTAELIRIALTTRIKPFVYVSTIGVGDGISPGRFVEDADIRQISATRTIGDNYANGYGNSKWAGEVLLREAHDLAGLPVSVFRCDMIMADTTYAGQLNVPDMFTRLMLSLAVTGIAPNSFYELDEGGSRRRAHFDGLPVEFIADAISTIGAQVVEGFETYHVMNPHDDAISLDTFVDWLIEAGYPIIRVPGYAAWLDRFDTALRALPEKQRQASLLPLIHNYQHPEHPINGSMAPADRFRAAVLEAKIGPDKDIPHLSAPVIVKYLTDLELLGLISFP; encoded by the coding sequence ATGCCCACTTCAAACAACGACCAGCTCCTTCGCCGCTTCGAGCAGCTGGTCTCCAGCGATGCCCAACTGGTTGCCGCCCAACCGGATCCGGCCGTCACTGACGCCATCAGCCCACCTGATGCGAGGCTCGTCGACGTCATGCGCACCGTGATGACCGGATACGCCGACCGGCCCGCTCTCGGGCAGCGCGCCGTCGAGTTCGTCACCGACGAAACGGGGCGTACCGTCGCCGAACTGCAGCCCCGCTTCGACACGCTCACCTACGGCGAGACCTGGGCGCGGGTCCGGGCGCTGGCGCACGCACTGATCGACCATCCCGTCCGTCCCGGGGACCGCGTCGCGACGCTGGGCTTCACCAGCGCCGACTACGCCATCGTCGATATGGCCGTGTCCCTGACCGGAGCCGTCGCAGTGCCGCTGCAGACCAGCGCCGCACTGACGCAGCTACAGCCGATCGTGGTCGAGTCCGCACCGACGGTGATCCTGTCCAGCGTCGGTGACCTCGCCGACGCCGTGGAACTCGCACTCACAGCCCATGCCCCGGAGCGGGTGATCGTGTTCGACTATCACCCGCAGCTCGACGAACACCGCGACGCCTTCGACGCCGCCGCCACCCGCCTGCACAACATTCCGCTGGAATCCCTTGACGACGTCATCGCCCGTGGCGCAGACCATCTCGACGAGTTGGAACCCGCCGGCGGTGCCTCTGACGACCTGCGTCTGCTCGTCTACACCTCGGGGAGCACCGGCGCCCCGAAAGGGGCCATGTACACCGACCGGCTGATGGCCAACTGCTGGCGCGGCTGGTTCTCCCCCGAGCGCGACGTCGACAACAGGTTCCCGGCGATCACTTTGGACTTCATGCCGCTGAGCCACGTGATGGGCCGCGTCGTCCTCTACGGCACCCTGGCTGCCGGCGGCACCGCCTACTTCACCGCGCGCAGCGACCTGTCGACACTGCTCGACGACCTCGCCTTGGTGCGACCGACCCGACTGGATTTCGTACCCCGCATCTGGGAGATGCTGTTCCAAGAGGTGCAGAACAGCGGCGGACAGAGAAAGGACCTCCTCGGCGGACGACAACTGTTCGCGATGACCGGGTCGGCGCCGATTTCCCCGGAACTGCGGCAGTGGGCCGAGGACTACACCGGCATACACATCATCGACGGCTACGGCTCCACCGAGGCGGGCATCGCCCTGGTCGACGGCGAGATCCAGCGCCCGACGGTGCTCGACTACAAACTGGTCGACGTGCCGGACCTGGGCTACTTGAGCACCGACCGGCCGTATCCGCGCGGCGAATTGTTCCTCAAGACAACGAATCTCATTCCGGGTTACTACGAGCGACCCGACGTGACCGCCGAACTGTTCGACGCCGACGGCTGGTATCACACCGGCGACGTGATGGCCGAGGTCGGACCGGATCGGCTCGAGTACGTCGACCGCCGCAACAACGTGCTCAAGCTGGCGCAGGGCGAGTTCGTCACGGTGTCCAAGTTGGAGGCCACCTACGGTGGCCACCCCTCGATCCGGCAGATCTTCGTCTACGGCAACAGCGCCCGCTCCTACGTGCTGGCCGTCACCGTTCCCACCGACGACGTGCTGGCCGGCGTCGGCGGCGACGTCACCGCGGTCAAACCGGTTCTCGCCGAGGCCCTGCAGGCCGTCGCGCGTGACGCCGGCCTGCAGTCGTTCGAGATCCCGCGCGACTTCCTCGTCGAGACCCAGCCCTTCACCCTGGAGAACGGTCTGCTCACCGGCATCCGCAAACTCGCCCGCCCGCAACTCAAACAACGCTACGGGCCCGAGCTCGAACAGCTCTACACCGACCTCGCCGAGGACCGGGCCGACGTGCTGCGCGAGCTGCGGCGCACCGGCGCGGACGGCCCCGCGCTGCAGATCGTCACCCGCGCCGCCGAGGCGCTGCTGGGCACCACCGGCGCGGCCCCGGACACCGCTTTCACCGACCTCGGTGGAGATTCGTTGTCGGCGTTGACCTTCGGTAACCTGCTGAACGAGATCTTCGACGTCGACGTGCCGGTCGGGGTGATCGTGAGCCCGGCCAGTGACCTCGCCGCCATCGCCGCCCACATCGAGGCGCAGCGCGCAGGCGGCGCCAAACGGCCCAGCTACGATGCCGTCCACGGCTCCGACGCCACCGAGGTCCACGCGAAAGACCTGACACTGGACAGGTTCCTCGACGAGGCCACGTTGGCGCACGCCCCCGAAATGCCTGGCCCCAGCGGCGAGGTCCGCACTGTGCTGCTGACCGGTGCCACCGGATTCCTCGGCCGCTACCTCGCCCTGCAGTGGCTGGAGCGGATGAACCTCGTCGGCGGCACGGTGATCGCGCTGGTCCGCGCCAAGGACGACGACGCCGCGCGGGCCCGCCTGGACGCCACATTCGACAGCGGTGACCCGAAACTGCTCGCCCACTACCGCGCCCTCGCGGCTGAACACCTCGTCGTGCTGGCCGGCGACAAGGGCGAGGCCGACCTCGGCCTGACCCGCGCGACCTGGCAGCGACTTGCCGACACCGTCGACCTGATCGTGGATCCCGCAGCGCTGGTCAACCACGTGCTGCCGTACCGGCAGCTGTTCGGGCCCAATGTCGTCGGCACCGCCGAGCTCATCAGAATCGCCCTGACCACCCGGATCAAGCCGTTCGTCTACGTCTCGACGATCGGCGTGGGCGACGGTATCTCGCCTGGCCGCTTCGTCGAGGACGCAGACATCCGGCAGATCAGCGCCACCCGCACGATCGGCGACAACTACGCCAACGGCTACGGCAACAGCAAGTGGGCCGGTGAAGTCTTACTGCGGGAAGCCCACGACCTGGCCGGTCTGCCGGTGTCGGTGTTCCGCTGCGACATGATCATGGCCGACACCACCTACGCCGGGCAGCTCAACGTCCCCGACATGTTCACCCGCCTGATGCTGAGCCTGGCCGTGACCGGCATCGCCCCCAATTCGTTCTACGAGCTCGACGAGGGCGGCAGTCGCCGGCGTGCCCACTTCGACGGTCTGCCAGTGGAATTCATCGCCGACGCCATCTCCACCATCGGCGCGCAGGTGGTTGAGGGTTTCGAGACCTACCACGTCATGAACCCGCACGACGACGCCATCAGCCTGGACACGTTCGTCGACTGGCTCATCGAGGCCGGCTATCCGATCATCCGCGTCCCCGGATACGCGGCCTGGCTGGACCGGTTCGACACCGCGCTGCGGGCGCTGCCGGAGAAGCAACGCCAGGCCTCGCTGTTGCCGCTGATCCACAACTATCAGCACCCCGAACACCCGATCAACGGCTCAATGGCACCGGCGGATCGCTTCCGCGCCGCGGTGCTGGAGGCGAAGATCGGACCGGACAAGGACATCCCTCACCTATCGGCGCCGGTGATCGTCAAATACCTCACCGACCTGGAGTTGCTCGGGCTGATCTCGTTCCCCTGA
- a CDS encoding PDR/VanB family oxidoreductase: MNSATTLPARLKVSAIQQEAEGVVSMELCSEDDAPLPVWTPGAHIEIELADKLVRHYSLCGTPADAQRWRIAVLREDDSRGGSELIHDSFRPGRVVSASWPRNNFALVDADRYLFVAGGIGITPILPMVHEVARCGKPWTLLYGGRTRGSMAFVEELSTVPGGDLYVLPHDEHGLLDLDRFLGSPEPQTAVYCCGPGSLIDAVELRCASWPTGALHLERFTPRELPALGPDGQFEVQLAGTGTTLRVQADRTLLEVLEDAGIEIDNSCRAGICGTCEVRVLGGIPEHHDDVLSDSERESREIILPCVSRSRSAVLVVDL, from the coding sequence TTGAACAGCGCAACGACATTGCCTGCACGGCTGAAGGTTTCTGCAATTCAGCAGGAAGCCGAAGGTGTCGTGAGCATGGAACTATGCTCAGAAGACGACGCACCACTACCTGTGTGGACACCCGGCGCGCACATCGAAATCGAGCTAGCCGACAAGCTGGTCCGTCATTACTCACTGTGCGGCACACCGGCCGACGCCCAGCGCTGGCGTATAGCGGTTCTGCGGGAGGATGACAGCCGCGGCGGCTCCGAGCTGATACACGACAGCTTCCGGCCAGGCCGCGTCGTGTCCGCATCATGGCCGCGGAACAACTTCGCACTGGTGGACGCCGACCGCTACCTCTTCGTAGCCGGGGGCATCGGTATCACGCCCATTCTGCCGATGGTCCACGAAGTCGCCAGATGCGGGAAGCCGTGGACGCTTCTGTACGGAGGACGAACACGCGGCTCGATGGCCTTCGTGGAGGAATTGAGCACGGTACCTGGTGGCGACTTGTATGTGCTGCCCCATGACGAGCACGGGCTTCTCGACCTCGACCGCTTCCTCGGGAGCCCTGAACCGCAAACGGCGGTCTACTGCTGCGGTCCGGGTTCGCTCATCGACGCCGTGGAACTCCGATGTGCCAGTTGGCCGACCGGTGCACTGCATCTGGAGCGCTTCACACCCAGAGAACTTCCGGCGCTCGGTCCTGACGGCCAATTCGAGGTGCAATTGGCCGGGACAGGCACGACCTTGCGCGTCCAGGCCGACAGAACACTTCTGGAAGTACTCGAAGACGCCGGCATCGAGATCGACAACTCTTGCCGGGCCGGAATCTGCGGCACCTGCGAAGTGCGGGTCCTCGGCGGCATCCCGGAACACCACGATGACGTACTCAGCGATTCAGAGCGAGAATCGCGCGAGATCATCCTGCCCTGCGTCTCCCGATCGAGGTCCGCTGTCCTCGTCGTCGACCTCTGA
- a CDS encoding nitroreductase family protein has translation MPTFDTGEYPAESGTRASDSASSSAKYHLGLDADDVLTTTRAVRKRLDLHRPVPRELVVDCVRIATQAPSGRNRQRWDFVLIDDPKQRAAIADIWRRGLLTGVPGTGGSYDASRRPTSGHSWRRIAASLDHLATHLHEAPMLLIPCVRVDSRRELTTVRGQAGAWGSVLPAVWSFMLAARERGLGTAWTTSHLSYELEAAELLGIDAEHVVQAALTPVAFTRGTQFRPGPRADHREFIHWNTWHQTH, from the coding sequence ATGCCAACCTTCGACACTGGCGAGTATCCCGCCGAGAGCGGCACCCGCGCGAGCGATTCTGCGTCGTCGTCGGCGAAGTACCACCTGGGTCTCGACGCCGACGATGTGCTGACCACGACCCGTGCCGTGCGCAAGCGCCTCGACCTACACCGGCCGGTACCGCGCGAACTGGTTGTCGATTGCGTGCGGATCGCAACGCAAGCTCCGAGCGGACGCAACCGGCAGCGATGGGATTTCGTGCTCATCGACGACCCCAAGCAGCGCGCGGCGATAGCCGACATCTGGCGCCGAGGTCTACTCACCGGAGTGCCGGGCACCGGGGGCAGCTATGACGCCAGCCGCCGGCCGACGAGCGGACATTCGTGGCGCCGGATCGCTGCCAGCCTCGATCACCTCGCCACCCACCTGCACGAAGCGCCGATGCTCCTGATCCCGTGTGTGCGGGTGGATTCCCGCCGTGAACTGACCACAGTGCGCGGCCAGGCGGGTGCCTGGGGATCCGTACTTCCGGCGGTGTGGAGCTTCATGCTGGCTGCACGCGAACGCGGACTCGGAACCGCCTGGACCACATCTCATCTCAGCTATGAACTGGAAGCCGCTGAGCTTCTCGGTATCGACGCCGAGCACGTTGTACAGGCAGCGTTGACCCCGGTGGCGTTCACCCGCGGTACACAATTCCGGCCCGGGCCCCGTGCCGATCACCGCGAGTTCATCCATTGGAACACCTGGCACCAGACCCACTGA
- a CDS encoding patatin-like phospholipase family protein, with product MNRADLVCEGGGVRGIGLVGAVHVLAAAGYEFPRVAGSSAGSVVASMIAGLQAAGEPLSRLDELAREIDYSKFADPTLLTRIPVVGPALSLAANNGLYRGDYLENLLTELLGGLGVRTFGDLRTGEEPERNAWSLVVTASDLSRRRLVRIPWDLPNYGVDPDEFPVARAVRASSAVPFAFQPVEVGGATWVDGGLLSNFPVQLFDSSDDQPRWPTFGIRLSAPAGRAPTHEIHGPLSLAFAALETLISDQDAAYIDDPCTVRRTIFVPTENVGPLDFTISAEERDALYQRGVRAAEEFLRTWDYPAYLRACRGGPVPPKAPSATADAEA from the coding sequence ATGAACCGCGCGGATCTGGTGTGTGAAGGCGGCGGTGTCCGCGGTATCGGCCTGGTCGGAGCCGTGCATGTGCTCGCCGCCGCAGGCTACGAGTTCCCCAGGGTCGCTGGGTCGAGCGCGGGTTCGGTGGTGGCCTCGATGATCGCGGGACTTCAGGCCGCCGGGGAACCGCTGTCGCGTCTCGACGAGCTCGCGCGGGAGATCGATTACTCCAAGTTCGCCGACCCGACGCTGCTCACGCGGATTCCGGTGGTGGGCCCGGCATTGTCGCTCGCCGCCAACAACGGGCTGTACCGAGGCGATTATCTGGAGAACCTGCTGACCGAGCTGCTCGGCGGGTTGGGCGTTCGCACGTTCGGTGATCTGCGTACCGGCGAAGAGCCGGAGCGCAATGCGTGGTCGCTGGTGGTCACCGCCAGTGATCTGTCACGACGTCGGTTGGTCCGCATTCCGTGGGATCTGCCGAACTACGGTGTGGATCCCGACGAGTTCCCGGTCGCGCGGGCGGTGCGCGCGTCCTCGGCGGTGCCGTTCGCGTTTCAGCCGGTCGAGGTCGGCGGGGCCACGTGGGTCGACGGTGGTCTGCTGTCGAACTTCCCGGTCCAGTTGTTCGACAGCTCCGACGACCAGCCGCGTTGGCCGACCTTCGGGATCCGACTCTCGGCGCCGGCCGGGCGGGCGCCGACGCACGAGATCCATGGTCCGCTGTCGTTGGCGTTCGCGGCCTTGGAGACGTTGATCAGCGACCAGGACGCCGCCTACATCGACGACCCGTGCACGGTTCGGCGGACGATCTTCGTACCCACTGAGAATGTCGGTCCCCTCGATTTCACCATCAGCGCCGAGGAACGGGACGCGCTCTACCAACGCGGGGTGCGCGCCGCCGAGGAGTTCCTGCGGACCTGGGACTACCCGGCGTATCTGCGTGCGTGTCGCGGTGGGCCTGTGCCGCCGAAGGCGCCATCGGCTACCGCCGACGCAGAAGCGTGA
- a CDS encoding MBL fold metallo-hydrolase, whose protein sequence is MSGYAPVQNIVLGDVEVIRAIEWHEPFLATTEFLPEVATEVWTRNAKWLNPDHWQPEDDRMVIALQSWVLRSGGRTILVDTGAGSRRERPGMAPWFHQRESDLLAVLAEAGVQPRDIDVVVNTHMHVDHVGGNTVDAGGHWVPAFPNAQYLISAADDAHYGPNNVSGEGLGEVDRLVYEDSVAPIHEAGQAVLWEGLYTIDEHLTLESAPGHTPGASILRLASGGDRAVFAGDVVHSPVQILDPCCSSAYCYAPQQAEASRRRILERAADERELLIPGHFGGAGALEVRRSNGGFALGQWATFSPGSGKSGTD, encoded by the coding sequence ATGAGCGGTTACGCTCCGGTGCAGAACATCGTGCTGGGTGACGTCGAGGTGATCCGTGCCATCGAATGGCATGAGCCGTTTTTGGCGACGACTGAGTTTCTTCCAGAAGTCGCCACCGAGGTGTGGACGCGCAACGCGAAATGGCTGAATCCGGACCATTGGCAGCCCGAAGATGACCGGATGGTCATCGCGCTCCAATCGTGGGTACTGCGAAGCGGCGGTCGGACCATCCTGGTCGACACCGGAGCGGGTAGTCGGCGCGAGCGACCGGGAATGGCGCCCTGGTTTCACCAGCGGGAGAGCGATCTACTAGCGGTACTGGCTGAAGCCGGAGTCCAACCGCGAGACATCGACGTTGTTGTCAACACCCATATGCACGTTGATCACGTAGGCGGGAACACCGTCGATGCAGGCGGTCACTGGGTGCCCGCGTTCCCCAATGCCCAGTATCTGATTTCCGCCGCCGACGACGCTCACTACGGTCCGAACAATGTGAGCGGAGAGGGGTTGGGAGAGGTCGATCGCCTGGTGTACGAGGACAGTGTCGCGCCAATCCACGAGGCGGGACAGGCCGTGCTGTGGGAAGGGCTGTACACCATCGACGAACACCTCACCTTGGAATCGGCGCCTGGCCATACTCCGGGTGCATCGATTCTCAGGCTTGCGTCTGGGGGTGATCGCGCTGTCTTCGCCGGAGATGTGGTGCACAGCCCGGTGCAGATTCTCGACCCTTGTTGCAGCAGCGCGTACTGCTATGCGCCGCAACAAGCGGAAGCCAGTCGCCGCCGCATACTGGAGCGGGCGGCCGATGAACGTGAGCTGCTCATCCCCGGGCACTTCGGTGGTGCGGGCGCACTGGAAGTTCGGCGAAGCAATGGCGGATTCGCCCTCGGCCAGTGGGCTACCTTCAGTCCGGGCTCGGGGAAGAGCGGAACCGACTGA
- a CDS encoding GntR family transcriptional regulator: MPAHPPPSLRQTLSHQIRDTLVHEIVSGELGPGERLVETKVAAQFGTSQAPVREALRDLEAFGLVEIRPRRGTFVRSFIRETVRESYVLRAALEETATRLVLLAGRVPVEQLQQDVARMYGAAEQNDVEAVGSETVAFHRHIIEAAGNGLIKRSWENLQIEAWTSVTMLASAPALVTIADDHRVLLDSLLNGAVDVACDLARQHQWDYAELPEDPPRGSASPGNSG, encoded by the coding sequence ATGCCCGCGCACCCCCCGCCGAGCCTGCGTCAAACGCTCAGCCACCAGATCAGAGACACGCTTGTGCACGAGATCGTGTCGGGGGAGTTGGGTCCAGGCGAGCGCCTGGTAGAGACCAAGGTCGCGGCGCAGTTCGGCACCAGTCAGGCTCCGGTCCGGGAGGCGCTGCGCGACCTGGAAGCGTTCGGTCTCGTCGAGATAAGGCCACGGCGCGGCACCTTCGTCCGGTCCTTCATCCGAGAGACCGTGCGTGAAAGCTACGTCCTCCGTGCCGCGCTGGAGGAGACAGCCACCCGTCTGGTGTTGCTGGCCGGCAGGGTGCCTGTCGAGCAACTACAACAGGACGTCGCGAGAATGTACGGTGCGGCCGAGCAAAACGATGTCGAGGCTGTCGGGTCGGAGACCGTGGCGTTCCACCGGCACATCATCGAGGCGGCCGGCAACGGCCTCATCAAACGCTCCTGGGAGAACCTCCAGATCGAGGCATGGACCTCGGTGACGATGTTGGCGTCCGCCCCCGCGCTGGTCACGATTGCTGACGATCATCGCGTTCTGCTGGACTCACTGCTCAACGGAGCCGTCGACGTCGCCTGTGATCTCGCCCGGCAGCATCAATGGGATTATGCGGAGCTCCCTGAAGATCCCCCTCGGGGATCGGCTTCGCCGGGGAACAGCGGTTAG
- a CDS encoding MFS transporter, producing MLTAAKKATLGSFVGTTIEWYDFFIYGTASALVFRHVFFPSHDPLIGTLLSFATFGVAFGARPLGGLIFGHFGDRVGRRPMLVVTLISMGVTTGAIGLLPSYDAIGIAAPLLLVALRVLQGLSVGGEYGGAVLMSVEHAPPGSRGLYGSWVQAGSPAGQILANGVFLITTAVMSQEQLLSWGWRIPFLASFVLVAVGLIIRLAVEESPEFKRVDQRNEKEASPLVTILRQYRKQVVLMAGAYLVTGIVIYGAAVYSLSYGTTNLEFSYSQMLLMVLLCQVLTFILIPIFARTADRVGIKKVFMIGNVGMGLMGVPWVLLLDTGNFALAVFGYFLIFIPYAATYGTMAAFFASVYDARVGYSGVSMGYQLGSIFGSGLTPLVAAALIASTGTVVAFGVYISVAAVVSIVATIGLNAFEDKVESPAPSVNKIAV from the coding sequence ATGCTCACGGCTGCCAAAAAGGCCACGCTCGGAAGTTTTGTCGGCACGACAATCGAATGGTATGACTTCTTCATCTACGGCACGGCCAGCGCACTGGTCTTCCGTCATGTCTTCTTTCCCTCCCACGACCCTCTGATCGGCACCCTGCTCTCTTTTGCGACATTCGGCGTGGCGTTCGGCGCCCGGCCTCTCGGAGGGTTGATCTTCGGTCACTTCGGAGACCGTGTCGGCCGACGACCGATGCTCGTCGTGACACTGATCTCGATGGGTGTGACGACCGGTGCCATCGGTCTTCTGCCCAGTTACGACGCGATCGGCATTGCAGCGCCGTTGCTGCTCGTCGCACTCCGAGTGCTGCAAGGACTTTCGGTCGGTGGCGAATACGGCGGGGCTGTGCTGATGTCGGTCGAGCATGCACCGCCGGGTAGTCGTGGGTTGTACGGCAGTTGGGTCCAAGCAGGATCGCCGGCGGGTCAGATTCTCGCCAACGGTGTCTTCCTGATCACCACAGCAGTGATGTCGCAGGAGCAGCTTCTCTCGTGGGGTTGGCGCATCCCGTTCCTGGCGAGTTTTGTGCTCGTCGCGGTCGGTCTCATCATTCGACTGGCCGTGGAGGAGAGCCCAGAATTCAAACGGGTCGATCAGCGAAATGAAAAAGAGGCGAGCCCGCTCGTCACTATTCTGCGGCAGTACCGGAAGCAGGTGGTACTCATGGCGGGCGCGTACCTTGTCACCGGCATCGTCATTTATGGGGCCGCTGTCTATAGTCTCAGCTACGGAACAACCAATCTGGAGTTCAGTTACAGCCAGATGTTGTTGATGGTTCTGCTGTGCCAGGTGCTCACGTTCATCCTCATTCCGATTTTTGCTCGTACGGCAGACCGCGTGGGTATCAAGAAAGTGTTCATGATCGGGAACGTCGGTATGGGGCTGATGGGCGTTCCCTGGGTCCTTCTATTGGACACCGGAAATTTTGCATTAGCGGTATTCGGCTACTTTCTGATCTTTATCCCCTATGCAGCGACCTACGGGACGATGGCCGCCTTTTTCGCCAGCGTCTACGACGCTCGGGTCGGCTATTCCGGAGTTTCGATGGGCTATCAGCTCGGCTCCATCTTCGGTAGCGGTCTCACGCCACTGGTGGCGGCCGCACTCATCGCCTCGACCGGGACGGTGGTGGCCTTCGGCGTCTACATCTCGGTCGCTGCCGTGGTCTCAATCGTAGCGACGATCGGGCTCAACGCCTTCGAGGACAAGGTCGAGTCGCCGGCCCCATCTGTCAACAAGATTGCGGTATGA
- a CDS encoding cutinase family protein, with translation MTAGLRTAGRLAGATALALAALPIIIPVADSQPCPDIGVVFARGTAEPPGVGGVGQRFVDSLRAQVGPRTVGVHAVNYPASSNFSGGPVFTMNVVEGMRDETNHVRGVVSVCPNTRMILGGYSQGAVVTALATSGVVPADVPAGAAPLPIPGDVADNVAAVVLFGMPAGWSAVKYNAPVIDVGPAYAARALELCALGDAVCSGAPATGSTAAHQQYANNGMADQAATFAAGMLAQPAPNLTLQ, from the coding sequence ATGACCGCTGGTCTGCGAACCGCCGGTCGCCTGGCAGGGGCGACCGCCTTGGCGTTGGCGGCGCTACCGATCATCATCCCGGTGGCGGACTCGCAACCGTGCCCCGACATCGGCGTGGTGTTCGCCCGCGGCACCGCCGAACCGCCCGGGGTCGGTGGAGTCGGCCAGAGGTTCGTCGACTCCCTGCGAGCGCAAGTCGGTCCGCGGACGGTGGGCGTGCACGCCGTGAACTATCCGGCCAGTAGCAATTTCAGCGGTGGGCCCGTCTTCACCATGAATGTCGTCGAGGGCATGCGCGACGAGACCAACCACGTGCGCGGCGTGGTTTCGGTCTGCCCGAACACCCGCATGATTCTCGGCGGCTACTCCCAGGGCGCCGTGGTGACAGCCCTGGCCACCTCCGGCGTGGTGCCCGCGGACGTACCGGCCGGAGCCGCTCCCCTTCCGATCCCCGGCGACGTTGCTGACAACGTCGCCGCGGTGGTGCTGTTCGGTATGCCGGCCGGATGGTCTGCGGTGAAGTACAACGCACCGGTCATCGATGTCGGACCGGCCTACGCGGCCCGAGCCCTCGAGCTGTGCGCCCTGGGCGACGCCGTCTGCTCCGGCGCCCCCGCCACCGGTTCCACTGCGGCACACCAGCAGTACGCGAACAACGGCATGGCCGACCAGGCGGCAACCTTCGCCGCCGGCATGCTGGCACAGCCCGCTCCCAATCTGACCCTCCAGTGA
- a CDS encoding VOC family protein — protein MSVHLGAVVVEAQDPTRVGRFWSALLACPTDEVDLGHGLVLDVVHRSHAEKTKNRLHLDLASVSEEHQEALVRRACALGGRPIDIGQGSVPWVVLADPEGNEFCVLEPRDEYRGSDRVAAVVTDVSDPAAVCRFWSEIIEYPVVRRYSEYSSLRCGSGPALEFVRSPDMPPSQGRLHLRLDGMPDALRDSGLSQAGESCPICGPPSLALTDPEGNHFCVAPGAGGLSGKSTP, from the coding sequence GTGTCCGTTCATCTCGGCGCAGTGGTTGTCGAAGCGCAGGATCCGACCCGGGTAGGCCGGTTCTGGTCTGCGCTGCTCGCGTGCCCGACGGACGAAGTCGATCTCGGGCACGGCCTTGTCTTGGATGTGGTCCACCGCTCCCACGCCGAAAAGACCAAGAACCGCCTGCACCTTGACCTCGCCTCTGTTTCCGAGGAGCACCAGGAGGCGCTGGTGCGGCGAGCGTGCGCTCTGGGCGGGCGGCCCATCGACATCGGTCAGGGCAGCGTGCCGTGGGTGGTGCTGGCCGACCCGGAGGGAAACGAATTCTGCGTTCTGGAACCGCGTGACGAATACCGCGGCTCGGACCGGGTTGCCGCCGTGGTGACCGATGTGTCCGATCCCGCCGCGGTCTGCAGATTCTGGTCGGAGATCATCGAATACCCGGTTGTGCGAAGGTATTCCGAGTACTCATCGTTGCGTTGCGGCAGCGGGCCTGCGTTGGAGTTCGTTCGCAGCCCGGACATGCCACCCAGCCAGGGCCGATTGCACCTCCGGCTCGATGGCATGCCCGATGCCTTAAGGGATAGTGGGCTCAGTCAGGCGGGGGAGAGCTGCCCGATCTGCGGGCCGCCGTCCCTCGCGCTGACCGATCCAGAAGGAAATCACTTCTGCGTGGCGCCTGGGGCTGGTGGCCTGTCCGGCAAGTCGACGCCCTGA